Below is a genomic region from Peromyscus leucopus breed LL Stock chromosome 17, UCI_PerLeu_2.1, whole genome shotgun sequence.
AAAACGAGAAGACACCCAAAGCCAACTGTGTCACTGAGCAGTGCGTTGCCAAAATCCATTACCTCCAGACTTACCTAAAAGAGTCCATGCAGAACCAGAAAAAAGTGACGGAACTGGAGAACGAAAACCTGGCCCTTCGGACCAAAATGAAGCCCCTCATCTTCACCACGCAATCCCTGATACAGAAGATTGAAACCTACGAAAAGCAACTCAAGGctctgggggaagaaaagagCGCTCTGCAGTCCAAGCTAGTGCAAgcggaaaaagaaaacagtgactgTCTCAGGGAACTGAAGAAGATCGTCAGCACCTACAACGTCCTCCAAGACCAACATAAAATGCTAGAGGAAAAAAACAGTCAGCTTTCTTTGGAAAAGCAACAGATGATAAACACCGTAGATCACCTAAAAGGTAAGGACCACAAGTCCCAAAGTGACATGGCCgttctcaaaaatgaaaacagcagaATGAACATACAGATAGACGCAATGAACACAAACATGCTGTTGCTGCAGGACGAAAGAGAAACGCTCGAGAAAAACATGTACCAACTCCTGACGGACAAAGGCTCCCTCGAGAGCGGCCTGAAGGAGAGCCAGCTGGAGGTGCTTcagctgaaggagaaagagaggctgGCCGAAGCCGAACACGAGTCGCTTCTGCACCTACTCGAAGCCGCTAAGACCGAGAAACTCAACCTCGAGGCGGCATTGCAAGAATCGGCTTCGGCCAGGCAGACGCTGGCCAGGGAGCTGGAGGCCGTCCAAACCTACCAGTCCGCGGCGGAGGAGAATTTCCGCAAAGAGATCATAGGCGCAAAATCGGAGACGAACGTTTACAAAAACAACTTGGCGGAGATCAGCCAGGAATGTGAGATGCTCTCCAAAATGGTCCTGGAGATCAAGGCGGATAACCAGATCCTGAAAGAAGAGCTCAAGAAACACAGCCAGGAAAACGCCAAGTTTGAGAGCAGCATCAGTCGGCTCACGGAAGACAAGGTGCTTCTGGAAAACTACGCGCGGAGCATAGAAAACGAGAGGGACACCTTGGAATTTGAGATGCGGAATCTTCAGCGGGAGTATCTGAGCTTAAGTGACAAGGTCTCCGGTCACAACAACACTCCGTCAAAGTCGCCTTACATTTCAAGAAGAGAGAAATTCTACTTCGACAACTACGACGCCTATGAAGACGCTTCCAGTCCCAGTCAGAGGAGCAGGCATTTGACTCCTGATTTGAAAGGTGTGTATGTTCTGACAGATAAGCAAAGGCACCCTTAGGGCTCTTTTAAGCTTAATGGCACTAACCAAGTAGAGAAATAAGAAGAGAGGCCTAGAGAggtgcctcagaggttaagaatgtgcactgctcttgcggaggacccaagtttggttcccagcacccagcctcCTCTaagttcagctccaggggatccagcaccctcttccagAGACACCTGCATTCACAAGTGCAAACCTGCACACagcagcacatacatacacataataaaaataaaataaatctcctttaaaGGAAATAAGAGAACATGAAGATGAATACAATTTAGTTTTATAAGATTTTTTATCTGATTTGTTATATAATGGAATCATTTAGGAATTTTGTTCTGTAGCTACAATCCATACtctacttatattacttatatacaCTGAGTCTGTCCACAGTATCTTTGGCAGAGAGAAGTGTTCTTAAATCCTTATTAGAAATATACTTAGCATTTACCACCTTaagacatttccttttcttttccaggaaTTCCACATAAACTGTATCAACGGCTTCCATCCAAGATatgtaaataaatttcaaaagaaatcagtgttttaaaaaattttttccaagtaatttccccccaaaaaaataataCTGAAGTAACTTTTACCAGTGATTCTAAGGACTTGATACCTGACTCAGCTAGTTTTAAAACAGACATTAGAATTAGATCAGACTGTCAAGAACTGTGAAAATTCTGGCATCAGACTCTAACCACTCTCCCATGGTTTCACAGAAGCTGGTGGGAGAATGAAGCTATGGGTCAGAGAGCCTGGAGAGCTTGCTACTCACGGCAATGGCCAGAGCATCCCCATGCATTGGTCCTCCAAACACATTCCCACAGACAGCTTAGACAGCCACACAGCAGGTCACGTTGCAGGGAAGAAACCTGCCTGCCTCAAAGGAGACCCAGTCTTTCACAAGCACGGTTTGCCTTTGCTGTACAGGGCCATACTATCCCACCTATCTTGGTTTTGCAATTCCctgttgaattttatcaaatgccTTTTATGCATTTATTGAAACAATATTTTTCCTCCTTAATCTGCTGTTACATTAATTTTGAAACACCTCCCATTCCTGGAATAAACCCTACTAGGCTGTATTATTATTCTTCAATATATACTACTGGGCTCAACTTTATATCAATCATTAAGGATTTCTACTACAGTTGGACATTGGTTTGTGTATTTTCTTGCAATGGCTTCGTCTGGTTTTAGTATTAGGAAAATCTTGGCCTCTGAAATGCCAGGCACATCTATCCACGTTTACTGCTGTGTCTCAGTGCCACAGCTGTGCCTGGATGCAGTAAATGAATGGTGAACAAATAAACTGCCCTTATACAGGACAGTCTCATGCTGGACACTCCCTTGgtaagacagagacacagaacttTGAACATCAAAAACTTTAGACAATTCAGAGTTTTATGTCTCTCCCTAATGAGTAAGGATTGCAAATTTCCTGtgaagatttttaaatgaaacaattatTGTTTTCTACCCATCTCCCATAGGTTTCTAATCAATGTCCTTGATAAGACATGCCACAAGAAAAACTGGAAGCAAGCCTTcctagtttgtgtgtatgtgtgtttgtgtatgtgtgtgtatgtatgtgtgtgttgtcacTAGTTAATACCCTATATTTGATTGTCTGCAAGTAAATAAATTGTACTACCCTGATCTCTAATTTTGATATGGGCTGTACAGGGGATACTGTACCTTGAAAATATTTAGTAATCCTCTTAATTATGGAACACTGAAGAATTTGCCTGGGAATACAATATATTGACAAACTGATAGCTCTAAGCAGACCAAATGCCTGGCTTCCCACTGCCGGTTGTCTGACCTTGAACATGAGATTcaatcttcctctgcctccattccctCATTTGCTAAACAAAcaccaaataattaataattaatagccACAAACATATTTAAACAGAACGGTACATGGAATGGCTCCCAACGCATAGTAAGCATTGTATCAGCATTAACTATTACtccattttttatattaaaaaaaataattgaaaaatttgtgacaaataataaaattcagaTTAATAAATTAACTTAAATAATTTGATGTGTAATAATGATATAGGCTATTGAAGCATACATTATAGCTtggaaaatgcttttatttcagtCTTCATGATAATTCTTTCTAGTAAATAGTGCAGACAAAGATACATGGCTAGCACAAGCCatttagacacacacatacatacgtagCTGGTATGAGCTATAACATTTACACAGCAATCTTGGTAATATTTCCAAAAAATACACTATTCTACGGCTGAACTTTCCAccagcttttaaaatgtcttgtgcCTCacacttctcttttttaaaatttattcttattcATACTCTTTCCCGTACCCCAAGTCCTCCCAGaccccttccctacccacctaATTTCGTgttctctctcttaaaataaaatgaaatgaaaacacaaaagaaaaagccacTAAAAACACGGAGTCCAATTTGTTGGCCAACTGCCCCTGAACATGAGAACTTCCCAGGAATGTGGTTGGTATAGCAAGTGTCATacctttgaagaaaactgactgctGCTCTCCA
It encodes:
- the Ccdc110 gene encoding coiled-coil domain-containing protein 110 isoform X2, which translates into the protein MSPEKHLEEEDEVDSILLSASKILNSSEGVKDSGVSEPEYGCVSEPENQIQPQSALKVLQHQLQSFQALRMQTLQNVSMVQSEISEILNKSIVGVENPQFNSEENAVFSMHPEKDLPNEKQEETLSIKKSSPFENSKILHSVEENLSSNNGDCLSQSINIPPQIQVEDMLALASLRTTADHSPPNEATGTLGQPNTMQSLSLHRFLPPAPPTRTPQTAPVSLGKSTITVPFLKHEFCENLDDICHSIKHMKEELQKSNDRELALTNELHTFQADTNMQSHGKYELFPIHSANLNFIQEENVEGTLSEDIKSKRISELEALVSKLLPLRQTVSKLHVNFCRKCRKLSKSEICRGKKNEKNKDIPLTSKSTPDLKFHSRAPRHTLSLLDPAKHETKDEEEQPFIVNQGSLASENEKTPKANCVTEQCVAKIHYLQTYLKESMQNQKKVTELENENLALRTKMKPLIFTTQSLIQKIETYEKQLKALGEEKSALQSKLVQAEKENSDCLRELKKIVSTYNVLQDQHKMLEEKNSQLSLEKQQMINTVDHLKGKDHKSQSDMAVLKNENSRMNIQIDAMNTNMLLLQDERETLEKNMYQLLTDKGSLESGLKESQLEVLQLKEKERLAEAEHESLLHLLEAAKTEKLNLEAALQESASARQTLARELEAVQTYQSAAEENFRKEIIGAKSETNVYKNNLAEISQECEMLSKMVLEIKADNQILKEELKKHSQENAKFESSISRLTEDKVLLENYARSIENERDTLEFEMRNLQREYLSLSDKVSGHNNTPSKSPYISRREKFYFDNYDAYEDASSPSQRSRHLTPDLKGIPHKLYQRLPSKICK
- the Ccdc110 gene encoding coiled-coil domain-containing protein 110 isoform X3, which translates into the protein MLRLEAAELNAWGKAVDREKTLSSRNEPRLPSSSSPKAVLGSVPEKHLEEEDEVDSILLSASKILNSSEGVKDSGVSEPEYGCVSEPENQIQPQSALKVLQHQLQSFQALRMQTLQNVSMVQSEISEILNKSIVGVENPQFNSEENAVFSMHPEKDLIQVEDMLALASLRTTADHSPPNEATGTLGQPNTMQSLSLHRFLPPAPPTRTPQTAPVSLGKSTITVPFLKHEFCENLDDICHSIKHMKEELQKSNDRELALTNELHTFQADTNMQSHGKYELFPIHSANLNFIQEENVEGTLSEDIKSKRISELEALVSKLLPLRQTVSKLHVNFCRKCRKLSKSEICRGKKNEKNKDIPLTSKSTPDLKFHSRAPRHTLSLLDPAKHETKDEEEQPFIVNQGSLASENEKTPKANCVTEQCVAKIHYLQTYLKESMQNQKKVTELENENLALRTKMKPLIFTTQSLIQKIETYEKQLKALGEEKSALQSKLVQAEKENSDCLRELKKIVSTYNVLQDQHKMLEEKNSQLSLEKQQMINTVDHLKGKDHKSQSDMAVLKNENSRMNIQIDAMNTNMLLLQDERETLEKNMYQLLTDKGSLESGLKESQLEVLQLKEKERLAEAEHESLLHLLEAAKTEKLNLEAALQESASARQTLARELEAVQTYQSAAEENFRKEIIGAKSETNVYKNNLAEISQECEMLSKMVLEIKADNQILKEELKKHSQENAKFESSISRLTEDKVLLENYARSIENERDTLEFEMRNLQREYLSLSDKVSGHNNTPSKSPYISRREKFYFDNYDAYEDASSPSQRSRHLTPDLKGIPHKLYQRLPSKICK